The following coding sequences are from one bacterium window:
- the menA gene encoding 1,4-dihydroxy-2-naphthoate octaprenyltransferase: protein MSDSAAPARSKTSIWIQAVRAFAFPATFVSVVVAGALALSYKAGPVNWWLFPVCMIAGILYHMAANVISDVFDFKRKVDKDYTFGSSGVLTGGLLTPREAYLGGLAFFAVASALGLILVYFRGWPMLAMGVAGLLGAYFYCANPVGYKYIGLGDFAVFLFFGTGMTIGTFYALTGDLSWAALAQPVWVSIPLGALIAGILSANNVRDIKHDTEAGIITFESALGISGAKILYSIWVLGAYLSVPIMAYFGVIPWWTMVVFLSLPLALKNVKAISGGEVEKPEKIAAVDVATAQLHTAFGALFAISIAVSAFIK, encoded by the coding sequence ATGTCCGATTCCGCGGCTCCCGCAAGGAGCAAAACAAGCATTTGGATCCAGGCGGTGCGCGCCTTCGCGTTTCCCGCGACTTTTGTCAGCGTGGTGGTCGCCGGCGCGCTGGCGCTTTCGTATAAAGCCGGGCCGGTCAACTGGTGGCTCTTCCCCGTGTGCATGATCGCCGGAATCCTTTACCACATGGCGGCGAACGTGATAAGCGACGTGTTCGACTTCAAGCGCAAGGTGGACAAAGACTACACGTTCGGAAGCAGCGGAGTGCTGACGGGCGGGCTTTTGACGCCGCGCGAAGCTTATCTCGGCGGACTGGCGTTTTTCGCCGTTGCGAGCGCGCTTGGGCTGATTCTTGTTTATTTCCGCGGATGGCCGATGCTGGCGATGGGCGTTGCAGGGCTGCTCGGCGCTTATTTTTATTGCGCGAATCCGGTCGGTTACAAATACATCGGTCTCGGCGACTTCGCGGTTTTCCTTTTCTTCGGAACGGGGATGACGATCGGCACGTTTTACGCGCTTACCGGCGACCTGTCGTGGGCCGCTCTCGCGCAGCCGGTTTGGGTTTCGATTCCGCTCGGCGCGCTTATCGCGGGGATTCTTTCGGCGAACAACGTCCGCGACATAAAGCACGACACCGAAGCGGGGATAATCACATTCGAAAGCGCGCTGGGAATATCCGGCGCGAAAATTCTTTACTCAATCTGGGTGCTTGGCGCTTATTTAAGCGTCCCGATAATGGCTTACTTCGGCGTGATTCCCTGGTGGACGATGGTGGTATTCCTTTCACTGCCGCTCGCCCTGAAGAATGTGAAAGCGATTTCGGGCGGCGAAGTTGAGAAGCCGGAGAAGATCGCGGCGGTGGACGTCGCGACGGCGCAGCTTCACACGGCGTTCGGCGCTCTATTTGCGATTTCGATCGCGGTCTCGGCGTTCATAAAGTGA
- a CDS encoding CPBP family intramembrane metalloprotease, with translation MKKLPWHRGRNIEPMIPAVILAAGFWFMLFSPWTKSLVNFWGTMALAASLLTVYAVAVDRQGIRQSFSFRAIYLLIGPAAAALLYFIFFAGYKVATAILPTAGSMVGNIYSTKMQATPWLIAVLLLFLIGPAEEIFWRGFVQRRLSIWFSQGRSPQQSGWKGFMLATALYALVHIWSGNLMLFGAAAVCGAFWGLIYMRFKSVWPGLISHALWDVAIFVVWPIN, from the coding sequence GTGAAAAAACTGCCTTGGCACAGAGGCCGAAACATCGAGCCTATGATCCCGGCGGTGATTTTGGCCGCGGGATTCTGGTTCATGCTCTTTTCGCCGTGGACGAAAAGCCTTGTGAACTTCTGGGGGACGATGGCGCTGGCGGCTTCGCTTTTGACAGTTTACGCCGTTGCGGTCGATCGGCAGGGTATACGCCAAAGTTTCAGTTTTAGGGCCATATATCTTTTAATCGGACCGGCGGCGGCGGCTTTACTTTATTTCATTTTTTTCGCGGGCTATAAAGTCGCAACCGCAATCCTTCCAACCGCAGGTTCGATGGTGGGCAACATTTACAGCACGAAAATGCAGGCCACTCCCTGGCTGATCGCGGTGCTTTTGCTTTTCCTAATCGGCCCGGCTGAGGAAATTTTCTGGCGCGGATTCGTGCAACGCAGGCTGTCCATCTGGTTTTCGCAAGGCCGGAGCCCGCAGCAATCAGGATGGAAAGGTTTTATGCTCGCGACCGCGCTTTACGCGCTTGTGCATATATGGTCGGGCAATTTGATGCTTTTCGGCGCTGCGGCGGTTTGCGGGGCGTTCTGGGGGTTGATTTATATGCGGTTCAAGTCCGTCTGGCCGGGGCTGATTTCTCATGCGCTTTGGGACGTTGCGATATTCGTTGTCTGGCCGATTAATTGA
- a CDS encoding zinc-binding dehydrogenase, with translation MKAIVYPRHGGSDVVECRQEFPDIEPAPGEALVRVRATGVNRVDLVSREGYPGIGIAFPHIPGGDIAGEVVSFGNNGAADDAAKAGISTGTRVVAYPLIACGGCELCAAGRPNLCLNWKFIGLHTDGGYAEYARVPVENLIPLPDSVSFEAAAALPVAGLTAFHAIKTVGNLQPGETFFIWGGGGGLGTFAVKLAKSIDTKVIATAGAAWKLDEIRKLGADFVLDRTKVDVAAEVKRIAPNGVDFVVNYVGSDAFPASFEMLKRGGRMVLCGMLTGRESPLSLHMTYLRHLSIHGVYLGTKAEMTELVSMLASNQISPHIGATLPLSDARKAQELMAQGEVVGKIVLVP, from the coding sequence ATGAAGGCAATTGTATATCCGCGCCACGGCGGCTCCGACGTCGTCGAATGCAGGCAGGAATTCCCCGACATCGAGCCTGCGCCGGGGGAAGCGCTCGTGCGCGTCCGAGCCACCGGCGTCAACCGCGTCGACCTGGTATCGCGCGAGGGCTATCCCGGAATCGGTATCGCATTCCCGCACATTCCTGGCGGCGACATCGCGGGCGAAGTTGTGTCGTTCGGCAACAACGGCGCGGCGGACGACGCGGCGAAAGCCGGGATTTCGACCGGAACCAGGGTTGTCGCGTATCCTCTAATCGCGTGCGGCGGATGCGAGCTTTGCGCCGCGGGCAGGCCGAACCTTTGCCTCAACTGGAAGTTCATCGGCCTGCACACCGACGGCGGCTACGCGGAATACGCGCGCGTACCCGTGGAAAACCTGATTCCGCTTCCGGATTCCGTTTCGTTCGAAGCTGCCGCCGCGCTGCCCGTCGCGGGGCTGACCGCATTTCACGCAATCAAAACGGTCGGGAATCTGCAGCCGGGCGAAACGTTTTTCATATGGGGCGGAGGAGGCGGGCTTGGGACGTTTGCGGTCAAGCTCGCGAAATCAATCGATACAAAAGTCATTGCAACCGCCGGAGCGGCCTGGAAACTTGATGAAATCAGAAAACTCGGCGCGGATTTCGTGCTCGACCGGACGAAGGTCGACGTCGCCGCGGAAGTGAAAAGGATCGCACCGAACGGAGTGGATTTCGTCGTCAACTATGTCGGAAGCGACGCGTTCCCCGCGAGCTTCGAAATGCTCAAGCGCGGCGGACGGATGGTGCTGTGCGGGATGCTGACGGGACGTGAATCCCCTTTGAGCCTGCATATGACCTACCTGCGGCATCTCTCCATCCACGGCGTTTACCTCGGTACGAAAGCGGAGATGACCGAGCTGGTTTCTATGCTCGCATCCAATCAGATTTCGCCTCACATCGGCGCGACGCTGCCCTTATCCGACGCCAGAAAGGCGCAGGAGCTTATGGCGCAAGGCGAAGTCGTCGGCAAAATCGTGCTTGTTCCTTAA
- a CDS encoding DUF3592 domain-containing protein, with protein sequence MSPKHGMALFVWIFSLLGGVFLAIGLFQVVGAAAFKSKAESAEGVVVEIERRSDSDGSSYYPIVRFTPKNGEEIEFTGGIGSSPPSFKTGQKVKVLYDPRNPESARIDAFFEMYGFGGIFAFVGFVFLAIGLGMGIAQLRDKYSDDWLLINGKQVQAKIISVAPDTSFQVNGQSPFRITAQWENPNTRKVHVFRSDHIWFDPSQYIEGDEVTVLIDPKNPKKYDVDLRFLPELA encoded by the coding sequence ATGTCCCCCAAGCATGGAATGGCGCTCTTTGTCTGGATATTCTCCCTTCTGGGGGGAGTTTTCCTCGCCATCGGGCTTTTTCAGGTCGTTGGCGCTGCGGCGTTCAAAAGCAAAGCGGAATCCGCGGAAGGTGTTGTTGTTGAGATCGAGCGCCGCTCCGATTCGGACGGCTCTTCGTATTATCCGATTGTCCGGTTCACACCGAAAAACGGCGAAGAAATAGAGTTTACCGGCGGAATCGGTTCATCCCCGCCTTCGTTTAAAACCGGGCAAAAGGTCAAAGTGCTATACGATCCCAGGAATCCCGAAAGCGCCCGTATAGACGCATTCTTCGAGATGTACGGCTTCGGCGGCATTTTCGCGTTTGTCGGCTTTGTGTTTCTCGCGATCGGCCTGGGTATGGGCATTGCGCAGCTTCGCGACAAGTATTCCGACGACTGGCTGTTGATCAACGGAAAACAGGTGCAGGCCAAGATAATTTCGGTTGCACCCGACACTTCATTTCAGGTCAACGGGCAAAGCCCGTTCAGGATCACCGCGCAGTGGGAGAACCCGAATACCCGCAAAGTGCATGTTTTTCGCAGCGATCACATCTGGTTCGATCCGAGCCAGTACATCGAAGGCGACGAAGTCACGGTTTTGATAGACCCAAAGAATCCGAAGAAGTACGACGTGGATCTGCGGTTTCTACCGGAATTGGCCTAG
- a CDS encoding glycosyltransferase family 39 protein: MKTKLGGVFTWTAVTLLLVAFFVQGLWASANTGLTTDEFNHIASGVSYWKRHDFRMNTEHPTLTKWLAAMPVVLSGAKYPFESGSWEAKDQVWHAKDFWSANHENRKEILFLARIPFLLLSSLMCVFVFLFARSIYNEKAGILALFIFAFEPNIIAHASLANSDVPVAMMVLATLYFAHRYLFTLLPRHYILMLVFGSLAVITKFSALILPALVLLIHFYYLQNYPAQFALPQHLMGMRFPPKEGWARNLAFLAFTALWFAVIGLAFVLASYLFHLTVISPENSPNFTWLADKTIPEWLPGKDSLIEFAQKIPLPKEYIMGVYQVFFHNQIGHPAFLLGEHRIMGWWYYFPVVFFFKTPIPFLALIAASILLGFRKDREHWIAEAVLVIPILAYSALAIMSHLNFGVRHLLFIFPLLAIYASGVMAVDFKKRKFDPDEFRVGGKPKTAPTDMRPLALYSLIAGLSAFYLLSVFSQAPYYLAYMNELADGPSRRAYIMSDSNTDWGQGLPALDKWAKANGIDRPIHLYYKFNDDPSLYDFEYILENPENIDPTKFLPGEIYAVSIWIVNGMDCCTHYTLYDEQRKLANARWEKFKNLAPDAVVGGSIWIFAP; this comes from the coding sequence ATGAAAACCAAGCTGGGCGGGGTGTTCACCTGGACGGCGGTAACGCTGCTGCTTGTCGCGTTTTTCGTGCAGGGATTGTGGGCATCAGCCAACACCGGACTTACCACCGACGAGTTCAATCACATTGCGTCGGGAGTTTCATACTGGAAGCGGCACGATTTCCGGATGAACACCGAGCATCCAACATTGACCAAATGGCTTGCGGCGATGCCGGTTGTGCTGTCAGGCGCTAAGTATCCTTTCGAATCCGGATCCTGGGAAGCCAAAGACCAGGTTTGGCATGCCAAGGATTTTTGGAGCGCCAATCACGAGAACCGCAAGGAAATCCTTTTTCTTGCCCGTATTCCGTTTCTGCTGCTTTCAAGCCTGATGTGTGTATTCGTATTTCTTTTCGCCAGATCCATATACAACGAAAAAGCGGGCATCCTGGCCCTATTCATTTTCGCGTTCGAACCAAACATAATCGCCCATGCTTCACTGGCCAACAGCGACGTGCCGGTGGCGATGATGGTGCTTGCAACTCTGTATTTCGCGCACCGCTACCTTTTCACATTGCTCCCCCGCCATTACATTTTGATGTTGGTTTTCGGCTCGCTCGCCGTTATTACCAAGTTCAGCGCGCTGATATTGCCCGCGCTTGTCCTGCTCATTCATTTTTATTACCTGCAGAATTATCCCGCTCAATTCGCTTTGCCGCAGCATTTGATGGGGATGCGTTTTCCTCCGAAGGAAGGCTGGGCACGAAACCTTGCCTTTCTCGCTTTTACCGCATTGTGGTTTGCCGTCATTGGACTCGCGTTCGTGCTTGCCAGCTATTTGTTCCACTTGACGGTGATCTCGCCCGAAAATTCGCCCAATTTCACCTGGCTGGCGGACAAGACCATTCCCGAATGGCTGCCCGGAAAGGATTCGCTAATCGAGTTCGCCCAAAAGATTCCTCTTCCAAAGGAATACATTATGGGCGTGTATCAGGTCTTTTTTCACAATCAAATCGGGCATCCCGCGTTCCTGTTGGGCGAGCACAGAATTATGGGGTGGTGGTACTACTTCCCTGTCGTGTTTTTCTTCAAAACGCCTATTCCGTTTCTCGCTTTGATAGCCGCAAGCATCCTCCTTGGATTCCGCAAGGACAGGGAGCATTGGATTGCCGAAGCGGTTCTGGTAATTCCGATTCTGGCTTATTCCGCGCTTGCAATTATGAGCCACCTGAATTTCGGCGTACGGCACCTGCTTTTCATTTTTCCACTGCTGGCGATATATGCGTCGGGCGTCATGGCCGTGGACTTCAAGAAGCGCAAGTTCGACCCCGACGAGTTTCGAGTCGGAGGGAAGCCAAAAACAGCCCCAACCGACATGCGTCCGCTGGCGTTGTATTCCTTGATCGCCGGCCTTTCGGCGTTCTACCTTCTGTCCGTTTTTTCCCAGGCGCCGTATTACCTGGCATATATGAACGAGCTGGCGGACGGCCCTTCCCGGCGCGCGTACATAATGAGCGATTCAAACACGGATTGGGGGCAAGGCTTGCCGGCGCTCGACAAGTGGGCGAAGGCGAATGGGATAGACCGTCCGATCCACCTTTACTACAAGTTCAACGATGATCCATCGCTGTACGATTTCGAGTATATCCTTGAGAATCCGGAAAACATTGACCCGACCAAGTTCTTGCCAGGCGAGATTTACGCGGTGAGCATATGGATCGTCAACGGCATGGATTGTTGCACGCATTACACGCTTTACGACGAGCAACGAAAATTGGCCAACGCCCGATGGGAGAAATTCAAGAACCTTGCTCCCGATGCAGTTGTCGGCGGCAGCATTTGGATTTTCGCGCCGTGA
- a CDS encoding glycosyltransferase family 2 protein: MEVELSVIVPAYNEEKRIGACLASLSAFAAASPIPVELIVVDDHSKDGTAAIVRRHIDENPGTPLRLISTPVSRKGKGAAVNTGMSAATGKFRLFTDVDLSTPISEVNKLLFWARQGVDVVFGSRSLKDSDVRRFQPWHRRFAGAAMRNLTRLLILPGVRDTQCGFKLFSEKAALEVFPRQRVWGWSFDLELLLLAKSMGFSLKEVPVIWIDSPESKVRFIKDAPKMLMDILAISLRLRLFKRIPKAL, from the coding sequence ATGGAAGTCGAACTTTCGGTTATTGTCCCCGCGTACAATGAGGAAAAGCGCATCGGCGCCTGTCTTGCGTCGCTATCCGCGTTTGCGGCAGCATCCCCAATCCCGGTCGAGCTGATTGTGGTAGACGACCATTCAAAGGACGGAACCGCCGCCATCGTTCGAAGGCATATAGATGAAAATCCCGGCACCCCGCTTAGATTGATCTCAACGCCCGTTTCCAGAAAAGGCAAAGGTGCGGCGGTCAATACGGGCATGTCTGCCGCAACCGGAAAGTTCAGGCTGTTTACGGACGTGGATCTTTCAACTCCGATTTCCGAAGTGAATAAACTTCTGTTCTGGGCAAGGCAAGGTGTGGACGTCGTTTTCGGCAGCAGGAGCCTGAAGGACAGCGATGTTCGCAGGTTCCAGCCTTGGCACAGGAGGTTCGCGGGCGCGGCTATGCGCAACCTGACGCGGCTTCTAATTCTTCCAGGCGTGCGCGACACCCAGTGTGGATTCAAGTTGTTCAGTGAAAAGGCAGCGTTGGAAGTGTTCCCCAGGCAACGCGTCTGGGGTTGGAGCTTCGATTTGGAGCTGTTGCTTCTCGCCAAGTCAATGGGCTTTTCGCTCAAGGAAGTGCCTGTGATTTGGATAGACAGTCCGGAAAGCAAGGTAAGATTCATTAAAGACGCGCCCAAGATGCTGATGGATATACTTGCGATCAGCCTAAGGCTTCGGTTGTTCAAACGCATTCCGAAAGCGCTGTAG